The nucleotide sequence GAAGAATTAGTTTTATACAACAACTAATGACTAAGATGAAGATGGACTTAAGCATCGCTTCTACATCACACTATGCCCAAGTTGGTACAGTTGGTAATGCTCTTATTCAAGGTACTACTACAACATTTTATTCCTCAAATTCTATAAAACAACCAACCTAGTTCATAAATTATAGGGCTTCAGCCCTTATAATTGGATCATTATCTAATTCCTACTTGACCTATACCCCATGTTCTAGTAGGAAAATGTTAGAATTACATATGATACCCTCTCTCCTATTTATGGAAATGGGACTATTAACTACATCAAAAACCTCAAAACTGTTAtttgttcttcatgttcctaatttGGAAAATAACTTGCTATCTTTAAGTTCTATCACAAATTCcctaaattgtaaaattttctttttccctacCTATTGTGTTTTCCAAAAGGTGAGCATAGGAAAAATGATTGGCTTTAGTAGACTAGTTGATGGCTTATACTTTTTGAACAATAAATCATTCTCTCAGCCTAAAAACTAAGCTCGAAAGGTTAACCAACTAACCTCAGCTAAGAAggatgttatattttttgtgaaataCCAAATGAGGCCCAAAGGTTGGGGGGGGGCATTTGGCAACCGTGGGCTGCCCATTTGGGCGCCCACTAGAGGGCCATTTGGCAGCCACCATTGGCCCAGCCCAAGCCCTTTGGCTTTTGGCTTTTGTCGCGTAGCCTGTAGTTATTTCTCTTGCATGATTTCATCTGAGCCGTTACTGCTTCCTTTATCTCGTGCCATCTCAGCCGTCCAGTTGCTTTATTTATCACTCACCTCGAGATTGATGATTTGATCGGGAAAGACGAAAGAAAAGAAGGGTTTGGCCGAGAGTTGtcgtttagggtttttactctctctctctttctctctgtaaATCTCTGTATAGTTTTCGTCTTCCACTTGTCCATATGTGTTCTCTGGTTTATGATTCTAGGTAAGTTCCTAATCTGTTAGTGATTCTGAGCATTTTGTATAGAGAACCAgggttatttttgttttgatttcgtGTATGGTTGTAATCGGATTGAGTATATatagtggagtgagctcttctcaccggagctcaagtggacgtagcccctaTTTGGGGTGAATCACTATAAATCGTGTGCCTCTTGATTCGTTTATGCATTTAATATCTATAGAGTTATGTTTATACTCTCGGCCAGTTTTAGTTGTTATCATCAGTGTTTGATTTTGACTGTTTAAGGAgatttgctatctctgtttatTTGTAACAGTGGTTATCAGCTTAGGAGGAACCCAAATAGAGGTGGAGCACCCAGTTATAAATGATAACCCTCCTAGTGTTCCAGTTATACCATAACCTAAACCAGAAGGTGATCCCTCACCCATATCAAACTTAGACCATACCTCTGATCATGAAActgatcatgaggaacaaaatggtgagactgagattgaggtggagcaacaTGACTACCCTTAACAAGATCTTGGTGATTACCAACTTGCCCGAGATAGAAGAAGGAGGTCCATAAGGCCACCTGCTAGGTATGCTTTTTTAGATTTAGTATTTTGTGCCTTGGTGGCAGGTGTTGAAatgaggagcagtgagccttccTCTTATGAGGAAGCTGTCAGCTCAAAGGAAAGTCAAAAATGGCAACAAGCCATGGACGAAGAAATGGCCTCTCTCATGGCCAACAGAACTTGGGTTCTTGTCCCTCTCGTCCAGAAAATCAGAAGCTAATCCAATGTAAGTGGCTGTTCAAACTAAAAGAATATATGTCTTCTAATGACTCTATtagatataaagcaagactagtaGCTAAGGGGTTTACACAAGGGGAAGGGATAGATTATACTGAAATTTTCTCTCTTGTGGTTAAATTTAAGACAATCCGCATGATGCTTGTAGttgtagttcaatttgatttagaacttgAACAGTTAGATGTTAAAACTGTATTTCTGCATGGAGACCTTAATGAACACATTTACATGGTTCAGCCTACTAGTTATGTTGTTTCTGGAAAAACTGATCATGTCTATTTGTTGAAAAAATCTctgtatggcttaaaacaggccccaagacaatggtacaaaaaatttgataattttgttctagGGGTTGGTTTTGTTAAAAGTCAATATGACAATTGATTCTATTTTATGCTCACCGATATTCCTGTTTATCTACtgttgtatgtagatgatatcctacttattagcaagtctaagtcaaagattaaggagttaaaatcaatgttaaatgcaacctttgatatgaaagacttaggccctgctaagaaaatattaggaatgaaaattgagagaaatagaagcaaCAATAGTCTCAAAATACATCAGCATGATTATTTGGTAAAAGTtgttcataaatttggaatgcaaAACTGTAAAACTGTTATAGTTCTCTTGGTtggacattttattttatctaaattacaGTGTCCCACATCCAATTATGAAattatagaaatgaaaaatgtcccttatgcaaatgtaattggaacaatTATGTATTCAATGATAAGTACCAGGCCAGACCTTGCATAATCAATTTCATTACTTAGTCGATATATGTCAAACCCTGGGAAAATTCATTGGGATGCTTTAAAACATTTGCTTAGGTACATAAATGGTTTTGTAtgcattggtttaaattttaagaaaaggtttgatacacttgatcttgttgggtatgttgactctgattttgcaggGGATAGAGACTCCAAAAAATCCACCACTGCCTTTTATTTCACCTTGGGTGGAAACTGCATCAATTGGAAGTCTCAGCCGCAGCCACTTATTGCTCTGTCCTCTATTGAGGCAGAGTACGTGGCTGTAACTGATGCCTTCaaggaagccatatggcttcaaggTATTCTCAAGGAAATACACTCGCTTCAAAGCAAAGTGGTGGTTTTCTCGGATAGCCAAAGTGCCATCCACCTATCCAAAAATCATGTGTATCATGATCGAACCAAACATGTGGATGTGAAATATCATTATTTAAGGGAAATGATAGCCGATGGAACTGTGGGCATCCAGAAAGTTTCTACAGCTAACAATCCTGTTGACATGGGCACCAAGGTATTGATTGCAACTAAATTCAAGCACTGCTTGAATTTGTTGTATATTGATGATGGCTAAATTACTTTAGTCATCTAGAGCAGTGAAggtgagaattgtagcatgctgCACTTATATATCATATTTGATTACTTAGTCATTTGATGTTTCAAGGTggagtttgttatattttttgtgaaacACCAAATGAGGCCCAAAGGTTGGGGGGGCCATTTGGCAACCGTGGGCTGCCCATTTGGGCGCCCACTAGAGGGCCATTTGGCAGCCACCATTGGCCCAGCCCAAGCCCTTTGGCTTTTGGCTTTTGTCGCGTAGCCTGTAGTTATTTCTCTTGCACGATTTCATTCGAGCCGTTGCTGCTTCTTTATCTCGTGCCATCTCAGCCGTCCAGTTGCATTATTAATTACTCACCTCGAGATTCATGATTTGATTGgggaagatgaaagaaaagagGGGGTTTGGCCGAGAGTTGtcgtttagggtttttactctctctctctctgtaaatctCTGTATAGTTTTCGTCTTCCACTTGTCCATATGTGTTCTCTGGTTTATGATTCTAGGTAAGCTCCTAATTTGTTAGTGATTCTGAGCATTTTGTATAGAGAACCAaggttgtttttgttttgatttcgtGTATGGTTGTAATTAGATTGAGTATATGtagtggagtgagctcttctcaccaaagctcaagtggacgtagcctctatttggggtgaaccacaATAAATCGTGTACCTCTTGATTCGTTTATGCATTTAATATCTATAGAGTTATGTTTATACTCTCGGCCAGTTTTAGTTGTTATCATCAGTGTTTGATTTTGACTGTTTAAGGAGATTTGCTATCTTTGTTTATTCATAACAAAGGAGATAATGCAATGGCATCAAAGATTAAGTCGTCCTTCTTTTTTAGTGATAGGGAAGATTATTCTTAGTTTGAGTAAATAATGCAGTAATACTAGTGTATTTTTTGAAACTTGTGAATTTAGTAAACACACAAGAAGTACTTAccctataattaattaaaggagTATTAAGCCTTTCATGATTGTCTATTCAGATGTTTGGGGACCTAGTAGGGTTAAAACACTCACTAGATATAGTTGGTTTATTACCTTTATAGATTTCTTTGTCGAACAACTTAGGTTTATCTTATGACACATAAAAATGAAGCTGGTCGTTGTTTCAAGTCCTTTCACAAAATGGTAACTactcaatttaataaaaaaaattcaagtccTTAGAAGTGATAATGGCTTAGAATATAAGTATGTTGTTTTCCTAGACTATCTCTGGGATCAAGGGATCATACATCAAACCAATTGTGTTGATACCCTTGCTCcaaatggtgtagtagaaatGAAAAACATACATCTCTTGGAAGTTGTTAGGTCAATACTCTTTGTTATGCATGTTCCCAAAGTTTACTAAGATGATGCAATTCTTACTGctacttatttaattaataagatgCCATTCACGACTCTCAATTTTAGAACACCTTTTGAGCTCCTAATGGATTTATCCCTCCCATGGTGTTTGGTTGCACCTACTATGTCCGAAATCACTCTCCTACAATCAACAAATTAGACCCTCAAGCTCTCAAATGTATATTCATTGGTTATTATGCTACATAGAAAGGGTATAAGTACAACCATCCACATACTTAAAGTTTTTTTTGTAAGTATGGATATTTAAAGAggatgataattatttttagtccAACCAATCACCTTTTTAGGGGAAGAATATCAGTACCAAAGTAcaagaagaggtgttactgcaATGGACTAATATTGTTGATACTACTAGTATAGTGTTGGTTTGAGGGAAGAAGATGGAGAGACTACTGTTGATTTGAGGGCAAAAGGTTGAGACACTATTGTTGATTTTTATAATTCAACTAATATCGACAAACCTAAGCAAAAGAAAGAACCAAGGAATACTATTTAACATCAAAGACTAAATAGACTTGGTAATAGGGAGTTTTTGACTTATTTCCGAAGGAAACAAGCCCATCAACAAAGTCTACCTACCTAAGGAAGATTCTCATAACCTTACTAATCCAAATAAACACTTCACTAAATCAGAACAACTTTCAGCTTCTAGTTAATTTCCAACAACTAACCCTGATCTTGATGCTACAATTCCTAAAACTAAACATGTTTTTTATTCTTCATTTAAACTCTCTGATTTGTATCGCCCTATATCTATTGAAAAATGAGTTAGGAGCTGTACACAACATCTTATCTCCAAATCTATTACTTATAATTCACTATTTACCTCTTATAAAAATTTTCCATCCTCTTCAGAATCAGTAACATTACCCATAGATTGGAAGCATGCTATTAGTAGGCCATGCTGGAAACATGCTATCGTGGAGGAAATGAGAGATTTAAGGAAGAATAATACATGGAAACTCATTAAACTACCACCTGATAAGAAACTAGTTGGCTATAAATGTGTTTTCACTGTTAAATACAAGGCAAATGGAATAGTTGAAAGATACAAGGTAAGGCCGGTGGCTAAAAGGTTTACTTAAACCTATAGAGTGGACTATGAAAATACTTTGGACCCAATAGCAAAAACAAACACAGTATGAATTCTTCTATCATGTGCAACTATTCTAAACTGAGATCTACATTAATTGGATATAAAGAATGCATTTTCTACATAAAGAGTTGGGAGAAGAAATATACATGAAAATCCCACCATGTTTCAACAATTCAAAGAAGCAAGGGAAATTTTGCAGTATAAAGAAGGCCctatatggtttaaaatagTCCCCCCAAAGTTTGGTTTAATAGGTTTAACATGATTGTAATAAGGCTTGGTTATCAGTAAAGTAATGTTAATCACACCatgttttttaaaagaaatgaacaTAAGCTAATTcttattattgtttatattaATGACATAGTGGTGATAGGAAATGACCATGAAGGAATACGTTGGTTGAAGGAATACTTGGGGAAAGAATTTAAGTTCAAGGATCTTGAGCAGTTGTACTTCTTGGGAATTGAAGTAGCCAAATCAAACAAGgacatttttattttccaaagaaaatatattctagATTTATTGACTGAGACAAGTATGTTGGGATGTAAGCTTGCAGATTCACCCATTAAAGTAAATCACATACTTAGAGCTAATGAAGGTGAAAATGCTAATAAAGGCAGGCATCAAAGGCTAGTCGGAAAGCTAATGTACTTGTCCCATACAAGACCATATATTGCCTATGCAATAGGGGTTGTAAGCCAATTCATGGAGAATCCTAAGTTAATTTAGAAGGAGGTTGTCTATAGGAtttcaagatatctaaaaatagcTCCTAAGAAAGGTTTACTGTTTTCTAACCATAACCATCTAAATGTAGAGGGATACACGGATGTAGATTGGGCTGGATCCCTAGATGATAGAAGATCAATCTTAAGATATTGCACCTTTGTCAAAGGTAACCTAATTAtatggaggagtaagaaacaatcaGTTCAGTGTTGAAGTTGAGTATAAGGCAATGACCCTTGGTGTATGTGAGTTGTTATGGGTGAATAAAGTTATGATAGAGATAGAATTGCCCAAAAAAGAGCCATTCTTATTATACAGTGACAACAAAGCTGCAATCAACATTATACTAATAATCCTGTTCAACATGACGAGACTAAACACATTAAGATTGATAGACATTTCATAAAGGAGAAACTAGTTAATGGACAATCGTGCATTCCCTTTGTTTAGTCAAGGCATCAACTAGTAGATGCCTTTACCAAGGCTTTACATAGTAAAGACTTCATGACTATGAAATCCAAGATAGGTATGGAGGATATTCATACATcatcttgagggagagtgttggaAATCCTAGTAAAGATAGCAAGTAAGACAACTAGCTATTACAACTGCaaatatatgattattatggaaATGTTGACCCTAGTGGTGCAAGGCTGTAAATGGCTAATTCTATGGCAGTAATCAAGAAAGACAACAAAGtaatcaatataaaataatcgTGAATGTATATAAGTTGTAATTAAGATGTTTCCTTGTATATACTTTCCTTAtgtattcttttccttttttagaTTCCCAAACTATAATTTTTGATGTTATAAATAGAAGCTAATCCAAAGAGGCAAGTAGTCTTTTTTGCCTACACATTCAAAGCCTAGTTGTTGCTATTTTTACAATATGCAACAACCTAAGAGATTCATTGTTACAGGAAAAGAAGATCATGTTTGCATATTAAAAAAGTCCTTTTTATGGTCTCAAGCAATCTCTTAGGCAATAGTACAAGAAATTTGATACTTTTATGGCCAGCCATAACTTTTCAAGGAGCAATTATGATAGTTGTGTTTACTTTAAAAGGCTAATGAATGGATCATTTATATACTTGTTGTTATATGTGAATGACATGCTAATTGTTGCTAAAGATATGTCTGAAGTTTAAAAGCTAAAAGCATAGTTGAATCTCgagtttgaaatgaaagatttgagagtaagaaagaaaatactTCAGATGCAGATTCATTGGGACAAGAAAATAAGTAAGTTATTCTTAACACAATGGAAATATGCTGAAAGGATCTTAGATTGTTTTGGCATGAAAAATGCCAAATCTGTGAGTATGCTCCTTGGTGCTCATTTTCAGCTTTCAACATCTCTATCACCACAGATTgatgaagaaagaaattaaatggtTCATCTTTCATACTCAAATGCTATTGGCAGTCTCATGTATGCCATAGCATGTACCTCTCTTAGCATTTCACATACAGTCAGTCTTGTTAGTAGTTACATGGAAAACCTTGGGAAAGTTCACTAGCAAGCACTAAAATGTGTTTTGAGATACTTGAAGCAAACTGTTGATACTTGTTTAGAGTTTGGGACTGGTGATAGTAATTTGGTTGGCTATGTCAACTCAGAGTTCACTATTGATCTTGACAAAAGAAGGTCACTCACAGGTTATGTGTTTTGTTTAAGTATCGGTGCTATTAGTTGGAAGTTAGCTTTGCAGTCCACAGCTGATCTATTCACTACAAAAGCAGGATGGCAATGATTGAGGTTGTCAAAGAAGTTAATTGGCTTAGAGGATTGTGTGGTGAGCCCAATTAGGATGAAAAGGTACATATTGTCTATTATGATAATTAGAGTGCTATTCATTTAACTAAAGATCAAATGTTCTATGAAAAGGCAAAGCATGTTAAGATTCGATATTATTTTGTAAGAGATGTTATTTTTCAAGGAAACATCATTGTGAAGAAAATTGGTACTGAAGACAACCCAATTGACATGTTGACCAAGTCTTTTCCTTATAGCAAGTTCAAACATTGCTTAAACTTGATTGGTGTGAACACTTGAGTTTGCCCCTTGAGAGTATTTTGGTGGAGGTGGAGTTATGGGTTCTTTACACTCAAGAACACTCAATGATTCCTTGTTGGGAATTTGAGTCAAGGTGAAGATTTATTGGGTTATGCCTCTAATTCCAGAGCCCAAATCCCATATTGGGCCAATTATCTCTTAAGGAGACTAGGGTCTTGTTTTCTCTCTTAGTGGATTCGAGAGTTAAAATGAAAAACCATGGTAAAACAAACAATTCCATCTTAGTGGATTCGAGATTCTCCATCTTGTAGACGTAAACTCATGCCTAACCATGTAAATCTCTCTTgttcttattcttctctttgttgatacatacacacatatacatatatacatacatagataCACAGGATTTGAATCACATTCTTCACAACTTGTAATTCCTTCAAGGCAGCATCCAAGAGTTCAACTAAAAACCATTCATGGATTCATCATACATAGTGCATAATTTGGTGCCGTAATAGTATTACTATTACATATGAATGAGGTGAAATTTTGGGGTCGTTCAGGCTATTAAGTGACTAACCTAGGACTCAACCAAACCACAACCGGGTTTGGATTATTTATATTAAGCCCCAGAACACTAACCTATAAAACTTAAGGAACAAAACCGatcccaacccaacccaaccaaccaaccaaccctATCTATGAAAGTTCGGGTTAGGTTAGGTTTAGTTCAGTTCAGAAGTCTTTTGGGCCCTTCGAACACATGCCTGATTGCCTCTACATAAACCATATCCTCGAATATGAACTTAAGGGTCAAACACAAGAAGCTTCAGCGGCTTGAACTTTGAGGTATTCGGAAAGAACCCCCAGCATAAAGCATCTGATAGACTGGCCTTATTCTGATTGTCAGAACAATGCTCAAGATCGTGCCGAGCCCACATACCGAGGCCAGAATCAAGAATGTGAGTCTAAAGCAATTGGCACCCGAACAAGAGGAACTGTGTTGCTTGGCTGCCTCTGCGTCGTATACATAGCCAGCAAGCAGACCTGAAAAGAGAAGTGCGCCAAGAGGATTCCCAATCTGCATGAAGTTATAAATGATGCCAAAATGCTTCAAGCCAAAGAGCTCACTGGCTGTTGGGATCATTATAGCAAACTGAACGCCAAAGCAGATCCCAAGCAATGCTGTTGCAGCATAAAGAGTACCCTGGGCACCTGATGCATAAAGAAGAAATGTTGCTACCATGATTAGTTGCGTGAGCGTCATCCAGATTGTCCGTGGTATTGTTTTTGATCTGCAATGGCATATATGATGGCGAAGTCAGCATAACCTTAGCAAAAAGAATAGCGTCGATCGTATTTGGCTACAAGGAAATTCCAGTTCTGTAACTAATCTATTGCAGGATTTTCGAGTTTTGACACTAACTGATGTTATACTCTTGAGGGATGATCAGAAACCAGTAATAGGGACAAGAGTGGCAAAATTATGCTACACCCTTCCGATACACAAGCTAGTTTGTAAAGTATCAAATGTTTTGGAAGTTCAAGAATATTGCTATTACTCGTGACATGGGATATAAATTATTGATCAAGCCTACATACTACAAGGAAGAGAGAGTTTTCGACATTGTAAGTACCTCACAAAATGTTCAGAGACTGCACCAGCCCCAAGACGACCCAGAAAATTGCAAAAGCTGAATAGGCTCAACAATATTGTTGTATCATTTATACCAAAGGATACCCCAATCTGAGCCAAATTGTTGAGAACCGTTACTCCAGAGCCAACCCCAAGGAAGTATACTAACCAAAGAAGCCAGAAATCAGCCTTTATAACAGATTCACGAAATTTGAAATCTTCTCCCCTTCTAGGCTTCCTTCTCTTCCTTACGGCTCCCTCTCCCATAGCTATAAGCATCTCAACATCAGAAGCATCTTCGTTCTCATGAAAACTTCCAACCAAGAGAGGATCTGTTTGCCTTGATTCACCTTCTCTTGCAACCAAATTGTCTGAGGAACCAACTGATGGAACAGGCTTCTTGGTATTTGCAGGGAACAATGTCATTTTAATGGGAATTGCAATAGGAGACATTAGTAGAATAATCATTACAGCAATGAATATGTAGGAGAAGACATTACTCAGAGATaatgtatttttcaaaatcgtagTTGTTAGAAGATAGATGCCAAGAACAATACTCGAAGCTTGGGTGAAAAGGAAATGTGCATGCACTGAGGAGTCTTCTCCAGAAGCCGGAGTGCAAGCCCGAACAAAATACATCATAGCCAGACATAAAAGAGGAAGGCCAAGAGTAAGGAATAACAAAAGTTTTGAAGCAGACTCACTGAGCGCCATAGTGTACACCTCTGTATAGACTGCGGCACTAAGACCAACGTATCCTTTCAGGAGACCTGCAACTGTACCCCTACTGAGAGGAAAATTTCTCATGTTGGTTACAAGCACAGCTGTGCCAAACCAAGCACTGCTATTGGTGGCAATACAAAGAGCAATCCATAACTGCCACGGAATCAAATACTTGGATGAGAATCTGTAATTCTGTATGTCCATATTAGATTAGGAACAGCTTGAAGAAACCAAGACTCGAAAATTTCAGAAGTAATAGGATAAGAAGGCATTCCACCACCTTTATctgtttctgttttctgtttttgttttaactttttGCTTAGCAAAAACAAAGCCTTTGTTTTATAACTGTTTATGTTTTCACAATGTAACCATAAAACAAGAACAGAATAAACACCCACCCATTAATATGGTAAAATTAACACTATCACAGCATTGctgtattattgtaataatcatataaaaatgattttattatcaTAACGGTAATAATACActcaatattataaaatgagtGATAGGGTATTCTAATATTGCAGGATTATTATAATCTACAGTGCTTTATTGTAACATCAGTATCATATTATTGGTCATGCTAATGGTATAAGATTAAATATATCACTTAAGAATATTAGTGACAAATTCTGATCAACATTGATACTAATGTTGTACTATAGTAATTCTTAGCAATGTCATGGCTCTACTATCATCCATGTCAATaccttaataaaatataatagtatTCATTCTGATATTAAATTGGTTGATAACTTgatatcaataaaattatactagtaattgaaaatattaatattaatattaataagtatCTAGATAAATTGCCCCTAGACCCCCTTATGGTTTAAAAATGTCTCTAAAGGTCCctttgatttatcttttttgctCAGCAACCCCTCCATTACAAATGATGTTAATTAAACGCTAGTTAAGTTAATTAAACCATACTTAAGTtagaataagataaaatttaaccaaaatataaaaataataaataaataaaaactgaCCAACAGCTGGAACCCATTGTCAATGGGTTCccaagatgaagatgaagaagttataaatataaaataaaaattcaaaaataaaaaagctgATCACCGGTTGGAACCCagggtattaaaaaaaaaagacaaaccACGAAAATCGAACGCACTGCACGGTACTGCACCCTGCGGTTTTTTGAGGTGAACAGTTCGGCATGATTTGAGAAATCTTCAAACCGTGCAGTTTGCAGTTTGAGAATTCCTCGGTTCAGTTCAAAACCGAACCGCCCGCAAAAATTCACAATGGCCCGGAGTAAAATTCAATGGCACAATTCCAGCAGCCACCAGCTTCCCTCAAGTCATTGTCACTGGGGCTTCTTTCAACAGGAGTCTCTGGTACAAGATCGCATTGGCCATTGCGGTTGAGGCCAGAGCATTTTTCAATGTCGGGCAGGCCGGTATGACATTTTGGGCGCCCAATATTAACATATTCAGAGACCCCAGATGGGGGAGAAGTCAAGAGACAACAGGAGAAGATCTGTTAGTTGCAGCAGCTTATGCCATCGAGTTTGTTAGGGATTTCAGTGGGAGGATCGAAGGCATGGCAGTAGAAAGGAAGATGAGATTGGTGAGAGGCGAGAGCTACAGCAGGCAGATCACAATGGTGAGAGTGGTGGGCTGATGGTGTCTGCATGTTGCAAGCACTATACAGCTTACGATTTGGAGAAATGGGGGATTTACGACAGATACAACTTTGATGCCATGGTATGGACTgactctgtgtgtgtgtgtgtgtttatttatattttgacaagATACCATTGGCTTTAttgttttacttaaaaattcataatgc is from Diospyros lotus cultivar Yz01 chromosome 2, ASM1463336v1, whole genome shotgun sequence and encodes:
- the LOC127795386 gene encoding protein NUCLEAR FUSION DEFECTIVE 4-like isoform X2 encodes the protein MVALKAGSRPPWVGLGAAVWVQFAAGNAYTFPLYSPALKHVLGFNQQQVTMLGVANDIGENMGILPGIACNILPPWIVLLVGVCACFLGYGVVWLAVSETVQSLPYWVLWIALCIATNSSAWFGTAVLVTNMRNFPLSRGTVAGLLKGYVGLSAAVYTEVYTMALSESASKLLLFLTLGLPLLCLAMMYFVRACTPASGEDSSVHAHFLFTQASSIVLGIYLLTTTILKNTLSLSNVFSYIFIAVMIILLMSPIAIPIKMTLFPANTKKPVPSVGSSDNLVAREGESRQTDPLLVGSFHENEDASDVEMLIAMGEGAVRKRRKPRRGEDFKFRESVIKADFWLLWLVYFLGVGSGVTVLNNLAQIGVSFGINDTTILLSLFSFCNFLGRLGAGAVSEHFVRSKTIPRTIWMTLTQLIMVATFLLYASGAQGTLYAATALLGICFGVQFAIMIPTASELFGLKHFGIIYNFMQIGNPLGALLFSGLLAGYVYDAEAAKQHSSSCSGANCFRLTFLILASVCGLGTILSIVLTIRIRPVYQMLYAGGSFRIPQSSSR
- the LOC127795386 gene encoding protein NUCLEAR FUSION DEFECTIVE 4-like isoform X1; the protein is MVALKAGSRPPWVGLGAAVWVQFAAGNAYTFPLYSPALKHVLGFNQQQVTMLGVANDIGENMGILPGIACNILPPWIVLLVGVCACFLGYGVVWLAVSETVQSLPYWVNYRFSSKYLIPWQLWIALCIATNSSAWFGTAVLVTNMRNFPLSRGTVAGLLKGYVGLSAAVYTEVYTMALSESASKLLLFLTLGLPLLCLAMMYFVRACTPASGEDSSVHAHFLFTQASSIVLGIYLLTTTILKNTLSLSNVFSYIFIAVMIILLMSPIAIPIKMTLFPANTKKPVPSVGSSDNLVAREGESRQTDPLLVGSFHENEDASDVEMLIAMGEGAVRKRRKPRRGEDFKFRESVIKADFWLLWLVYFLGVGSGVTVLNNLAQIGVSFGINDTTILLSLFSFCNFLGRLGAGAVSEHFVRSKTIPRTIWMTLTQLIMVATFLLYASGAQGTLYAATALLGICFGVQFAIMIPTASELFGLKHFGIIYNFMQIGNPLGALLFSGLLAGYVYDAEAAKQHSSSCSGANCFRLTFLILASVCGLGTILSIVLTIRIRPVYQMLYAGGSFRIPQSSSR